Genomic window (Azospirillum lipoferum 4B):
GCCGGACACCGCCCAGGGGCCGACGGCATCGCGCAAGACCGCCGCCAGCCCCGCCGGCGCCAGCGCGATCCCCAGCCGCAAGCCCGCCAGCCCGAAGAACTTCCCGAAGGAGCGCAGGACCACCAGCCCCGGCCGGCCGGCAAAGCGGGCGACGCTCTGCTCCGGCTCCATGTCGGCGAAGGCCTCGTCCACCACCAGCCAGCCGCCGCGCGCCGCCTGCGCCTCTGCCAGCTCCAGCAGCCGTTCGGGCGGCAGGAGCCGGCCATCGGGGTTGTTGGGGTTGACAACTATCAGGACATCCGGGGCCAGGACATCCGGCGCATCCGCGGCCGGGAGGTCCGTGCCCCCCATGCTGCGCACCTCATGACCGGCCAACGCCCAGCAGCGGGCATGCTCGGCATAGGTCGGCTCGATGACCGCCACCCGGCGGGGCGGCAGCAGGCGCGGCAGCAGCTGGATCAGCGCCTGCGAGCCGGAGGCGGCGGCCACCAGTTCCGCCGATGGCGCGCCGTAGCAGGCGGCGGCGGCCGCGCGCAGCGCCTCCTCCTCCGCCCGGCCGGGCAGGCGGGTCCAGGCCTGCGGCGGGACCGGGGGCAGCGGATAGGGCCAGGGGTTGATGCCGGTGGACAGGTCGACCCAGGGCTCGGGCGCCGCCGGGAAGGCGGCACGCGCCCCGTCCAGGTCGCCGCCATGCAGCAGCCTGCCGCCCTTCCCCGCCCCTCCCCCGCCCACCACGCGCGGCTTGGTCGCCGTGCCGTCTTCGGCCATGATCGCGCCTCCTTCACGTCCACCCTCGCGCGGCCAGCCGGCCGCCCCATCCGCTGGAACGTCCCGCCCGTGCCGCTTCATCCCTTCCTGCTCGCCGCCGCGCTCGTGATCGAGGCGGTGGCCGGCTATCCGGACCCACTCTATACCCGCATCCGCCATCCGGTGGTGTGGATCGGTGCGCTTATCGCGCAGCTCGACGGCGCACTCAACCGCCAGGACGACGGTTTCGGCCGGCGCAAGGCGTTCGGCGTTCTGGCGCTGGCGGTGCTGCTGCTGACGGTGGGCGGCGTGGCGGTGGCGGTGGCCTGGGCCTGCCGGTTGCTGCCCTTCGGCTGGCTGGTCGAGGCGGCGCTCGCCTCCACCCTGCTGGCCCAGCGCAGCCTGCACGACCATGTGGCGGCGGTCGCCGACGGCTTCCGCAGCGGCGGGCTGGAGGGGGCGCGCAAGGCGGTGTCGATGATCGTCGGCCGCAACCCCGCCACGCTGGACGAGCCGGCGGTCGCCCGCGCCGCCATCGAAAGCCTTGCGGAAAACTTCTCCGACGGGGTGGTGGCGCCGGCCTTCTGGCTGCTGGTGGGGGGCCTGCCGGGACTGGCGCTCTACAAGGCGATCAACACCGCCGACAGCATGATCGGCCACCGCACGCCACGGCATGAGGCCTTCGGCTGGGCGGCGGCGCGGCTGGACGATCTGGTCAATTTGCCGGGATCCCGCCTGACCGCCCTGCTGCTGGTCGGGGCCGCCTGGATGATGGAGGGGGCCGACCCGCGGCAGGCGTGGCGGTCCGTGCGGCAGGACGCCCACCGCCACCGCTCCCCCAATGCCGGCTGGCCAGAGGCGGCGATGGCCGGCGCGCTCGACCTGCGGCTGGGCGGCCCGCGCGTCTATGGCGCCACCCGCATCGAGGATGTCTGGCTCGGCGCCGGCCGCACCGCCGCAACCCCGTCCGACATCGGCCGCGCGCTGGCGCTCTACCGTCGAGCCTGCGGTCTGCTGATCGGCGGGGCGCTGGTGCTGGCGCTGCTGGGCTGATCCGTCAGCGGCGCGCCGCCCGCCGCACCATCAGGGAAATCCGGCGCGCGACGCGGCGCAGCCCGCGCAGCAGGCGGCGGGCGGCGCGGACGGGGGCGGTCTCCTTCAGCCAGGCCAGCCATGCGGTCACCCGGCCGTAGCCGCGGGCGAACCAGCCGATGGTCAGCAGCTTCGGCTTGGCGATGTGGAACAGCCGCTCCACCAGGGTGATCTTCACCAGTTCCGCCCCGGCGATCACGGCGACGCCGGCCAGCGGCCGCCCGGTGGCGAACAGCCACGCCCCGACCGGCTTCGCCGGCTCCAGCAAGGCCAGCGGCACCAGGACGAGCAGCAGCGACGGGTAGGGTCCCAGCCCGGCGATCCAGGCGCCGATCCGGCGGCCGATGCGCGCGAAGACCGGAATCTGCGCGATCCGGCGCAGGACCGGCCGCACCACCCAATAGGCCAGCGCATCCAGAAGGAAGTACGCCAATGCCGCCAGCGTCCCCACCGGACGCAGCAGGCGGCCCGCCGCCGAGCGGGAACGGAGGCGCGAAGGGGCCGGCCGTTCGGGAGAATCATGGCCGTTCGGCTGCCCGGAAGAGGAAGGCTTGATCATCCGTCGTATCCCGCCATACGGCGTAGGTCGCAGTCTACCACCAAGGCGAGCCTTTCGTTCGTAGGAAGGGACTGGCACTGTCCCCTCAATTGTCTCCGCACATATGCAAACGATATCGCTACAAACCCGATCGATCCGCACAACCCGCAACGATCCCCGTGCCCGGCCATTACGATCCACTGCTCGTCGCCTTATCCTACGTCATCGCCGTGTTCGGCGGTTACGTCGCCCTCGATTTGGCGAATCATGCCCGCATCGGCGAGGGCAGTGTCCGGAATGACCGCCGCGGCGACGTGCGGCGGCTTGCCGGCGCGGCGTTGGCGCTGGGCGCCGGGATCTGGTCGATGCATTTCATCGGCATGCTGGCCTACCGCAGCGATGTGCCGATCGGCTACGACGCCGGGCTGACGGCGCTGTCCTTCCTGCTGGCGGTCGCCGTATCGGGTGCCGGGCTGTTCGCCGTGGCCTGCAACCGGCCGCGCCGCTTCACCCTCGGCATTGCCGGAACACTCACCGGTCTCGGCATCGTCGGCATGCACTATGTGGGAATGGCGGGCATGCGCATGGACATGGAGCTGTCCTACGACCTCCTTCTGGTCGCCGTCTCCGTCGCCATCGCCATCGTCGCCTCGACCGTGGC
Coding sequences:
- the cobD gene encoding threonine-phosphate decarboxylase CobD, producing MAEDGTATKPRVVGGGGAGKGGRLLHGGDLDGARAAFPAAPEPWVDLSTGINPWPYPLPPVPPQAWTRLPGRAEEEALRAAAAACYGAPSAELVAAASGSQALIQLLPRLLPPRRVAVIEPTYAEHARCWALAGHEVRSMGGTDLPAADAPDVLAPDVLIVVNPNNPDGRLLPPERLLELAEAQAARGGWLVVDEAFADMEPEQSVARFAGRPGLVVLRSFGKFFGLAGLRLGIALAPAGLAAVLRDAVGPWAVSGPGLSIATAALGDGDWIAGTRGRLEDAMARLRRLLSGAGLTVVGGTTLFCLVEDRRAPDLYRMLGESGILVRRFEFRPDWLRFGLPGPEEGWQRLSVALDGHGSWKQGGDKVGTVQPRKKSAP
- the cbiB gene encoding adenosylcobinamide-phosphate synthase CbiB, with the protein product MPLHPFLLAAALVIEAVAGYPDPLYTRIRHPVVWIGALIAQLDGALNRQDDGFGRRKAFGVLALAVLLLTVGGVAVAVAWACRLLPFGWLVEAALASTLLAQRSLHDHVAAVADGFRSGGLEGARKAVSMIVGRNPATLDEPAVARAAIESLAENFSDGVVAPAFWLLVGGLPGLALYKAINTADSMIGHRTPRHEAFGWAAARLDDLVNLPGSRLTALLLVGAAWMMEGADPRQAWRSVRQDAHRHRSPNAGWPEAAMAGALDLRLGGPRVYGATRIEDVWLGAGRTAATPSDIGRALALYRRACGLLIGGALVLALLG